One Panicum virgatum strain AP13 chromosome 3N, P.virgatum_v5, whole genome shotgun sequence DNA segment encodes these proteins:
- the LOC120663309 gene encoding uncharacterized protein LOC120663309, with the protein MRKVCANLDREDALDTVLEVPVPESYHEPSSGRAGRRRRRTVKAWVRSHMDQRHRRDGAPPSRADVQLMLGVIGAPLVPQPVEARKAMAGQDIKEEPIEVSKAKYIVEQYVAAAGGEPALSAATSMYAMGKVRMRTAKGQKAKTGMGVVNGGEVAGGFVVWQKMPEMWCLEMVVAGGTKMSAGSDGKVAWRQTPWQQAHASRGPPRPLRRCVQGLDPKSTANLFSTATWVGEKCVDGDDCFVLRVDADPSALSSRSSADVEVVRHAVWGYFCQRKGLLVRLEDSHLLRIRVHGEAAETAYWETSMESSIGDYRPVDGINVAHAGRTIVSLSRFGSGVAAAAAAGSDADVRGKRTCTCMEEAWSIEELDFNIMGLSTECFLPPRDMIPACSSKPVDKEVDLISKKDAEKCPVGSSKNSDGGSVRSAAARKALVPAATGLGWFWPAKVVAVETVEAAE; encoded by the exons ATGAGGAAGGTGTGCGCCAACCTAGACCGGGAGGACGCCCTGGACACCGTGCTCGAGGTGCCGGTGCCGGAGTCCTACCACGAGCCGTCGTctggccgggccggccggcgccggcgccgcacggTCAAGGCGTGGGTGCGGTCGCACATGGACCAGCGCCACCGGCGAgacggcgcgccgccgtcgcgggcggACGTGCAGCTCATGCTCGGCGTGATCGGCGCGCCGCTCGTGCCGCAGCCCGTGGAGGCGAGGAAAGCCATGGCCGGACAGGACATCAAGGAGGAGCCTATT GAGGTGTCTAAGGCCAAGTACATCGTGGAGCAGTacgtcgcggcggcgggcggcgagccggcgctgAGCGCTGCGACGAGCATGTACGCGATGGGGAAGGTGCGGATGAGGACCGCCAAGGGGCAGAAGGCCAAGACCGGAATGGGCGTGGtcaacggcggcgaggttgcCGGCGGCTTCGTGGTGTGGCAGAAGATGCCGGAGATGTGGTGCCTGGAgatggtggtggccggcggcaccAAGATGAGCGCGGGCAGCGATGGCAAGGTCGCCTGGCGCCAGACGCCCTGGCAGCAGGCCCACGCCTCCCGAGGACCCCCAAGGCCGCTTCGCCGATGCGTTCAG GGTCTTGATCCGAAGTCCACGGCGAACCTCTTCTCGACAGCCACATGGGTCGGCGAGAAGTGCGTCGACGGCGACGACTGCTTCGTGCTGCGCGTCGACGCCGACCCTTCGGCCCTCAGCTCCCGGAGCAGCGCCGACGTCGAGGTCGTCCGCCACGCCGTGTGGGGGTACTTCTGCCAGCGGAAGGGGCTGCTGGTCCGCCTCGAGGACAGCCACTTGCTGCGCATCCGCGTGCACGGCGAGGCCGCCGAGACCGCCTACTGGGAGACCTCCATGGAGTCGTCCATCGGCGACTACCGCCCCGTCGACGGCATCAACGTCGCCCACGCCGGCCGCACCATCGTTTCCCTGTCCCGTTTCGGCAGTGGcgtcgccgcagccgccgccgccggctccgatGCCGACGTGCGCGGTAAGAGGACGTGCACGTGCATGGAGGAGGCGTGGAGCATCGAGGAGCTGGACTTCAACATCATGGGTCTGTCCACCGAGTGCTTCTTGCCTCCCAGGGACATGATACCAGCTTGCAGCTCCAAACCAGTAGACAAGGAGGTCGATCTCATCAGCAAGAAGGACGCTGAAAAGTGTCCAGTTGGAAGTTCCAAGAACAGTGACGGTGGCAGCGTCCGTTCGGCGGCGGCAAGAAAGGCGCTTGTTCCGGCGGCGACTGGGCTAGGCTGGTTCTGGCCAGCGAAGGTTGTGGCGGTGGAAACAGTCGAGGCCGCCGAGTAA